A genome region from Cucumis sativus cultivar 9930 chromosome 4, Cucumber_9930_V3, whole genome shotgun sequence includes the following:
- the LOC105435369 gene encoding glycine-rich protein DOT1 produces the protein MADPFVIVPLVFVSVVVLFTVLSFICWTSGASSSGGGHAHFGGAAHAGGFHHHAGGHAHHVAVAHSGGGGHGCGGGAGGGGGSSSAFFAVLSLLCRWTGGGSSTGDGAHFGGADGPGGGDDGGEDGGGGGGYDGGGGGYDGGGGSGGGGGGGGDGGGGGGGGGGGGG, from the exons atggctgACCCGTTTGTTATAGTCCCATTGGTTTTTGTTTCCGTTGTTGTATTGTTCACGGTGTTGAGTTTTATTTGCTGGACATCTGGGGCCAGTTCCAGCGGCGGAGGACATGCTCATTTCGGCGGCGCTGCCCATGCTGGAGGATTCCATCATCATGCCGGCGGTCATGCTCACCACGTGGCCGTAGCCCATTCTGGAGGTGGAGGACACGGTTGTGGTGGTGGCGCCGGAGGTGGAGGTGGCTCTAGCTCTGCCT TTTTCGCGGTGCTGAGTTTACTTTGCCGGTGGACTGGTGGTGGCAGTTCTACCGGAGATGGTGCTCATTTCGGAGGCGCTGATGGCCCAGGTGGAGGAGACGATGGTGGAGAAGACGGTGGTGGAGGTGGTGGCTATGATGGTGGAGGTGGCGGTTATGATGGCGGAGGTGGCAGTGGTGGAGGCGGCGGTGGGGGAGGAGATGGTGGAGGTGGAGGCGGAGGTGGGGGAGGTGGCGGAGGGTAG
- the LOC101221626 gene encoding protein NRT1/ PTR FAMILY 2.8, with protein MENGNLLHASLDASRNKETRGGWRAVRFILGNETFEKLASMSLIGNLVLYLHTMYNLDNVASAYVFQIWGGTTNFAPLAGAFLADAYLGRFYTLLFGSVASLLGMGVLTLGAGLPQMRPPPCISGESNCPQPLPWQLGFLYLGLGLIVIGAGGIRPCNISFGADQFDTNTEKGRAKLESFLNWWYFLFSISLVIALTIVVYVQTNISWTLGFGIPTACFVFSIFIFLLGHRYYICKAPQGSVFADMAKVVVATCRKWQIPKTTQFDQLHNPPMNSSKLAHTNRFLIFDKAATVVDSSVELDEEGKSKNEWRLCSVHQVEQFKCVVGIFPVWLAGIPCFMSMQQMSSFGILQAIQMNRSIGPHFQIPPAWMSLTPMIALSIWIYIYEKYVEHMKKKTQSNKRFSMKTRIEIGIVMSVLCMVVAGVLEKFRRDAAVENKSFISPLHVWVLIPEFALSGLTEAFGAIAVMELLTTHLPESLRTVAGAIFFFSLSLASYLSSVLTGIVRGVEREWLGGNDLNKNRLDYFFSVVGVIAALNFFYFRFFAVAFLPKPDVDPSHKAHQMQLEDAELGRR; from the exons ATGGAGAATGGGAATCTTCTTCATGCTTCTTTGGATGCTTCTCGGAACAAGGAAACTCGCGGAGGATGGCGAGCCGTGAGATTCATCCTTG GAAATGAAACGTTTGAGAAACTTGCATCGATGAGTTTGATAGGTAATTTGGTACTGTATTTGCACACAATGTATAATTTGGACAATGTGGCTTCGGCTTATGTGTTTCAAATCTGGGGTGGTACCACCAATTTTGCTCCTCTTGCTGGGGCTTTCCTTGCCGATGCTTATTTGGGAAGGTTTTACACTCTCCTCTTTGGCTCGGTCGCCTCTCTTTTG GGGATGGGAGTGCTGACCTTAGGTGCTGGGTTGCCTCAAATGAGACCCCCACCCTGCATCAGTGGTGAATCCAACTGCCCGCAGCCTCTCCCATGGCAACTCGGCTTCCTCTACCTCGGCCTTGGGCTCATCGTCATCGGAGCCGGTGGTATACGACCTTGCAACATCTCCTTCGGTGCTGACCAATTTGACACCAACACCGAAAAGGGCAGAGCCAAACTCGAAAGCTTCTTAAACTGGTGGTACTTCCTCTTCTCCATCTCCCTCGTCATAGCTCTAACCATCGTCGTATATGTCCAAACCAACATTAGTTGGACTCTTGGCTTCGGCATTCCAACCGCCTGCTTTGtcttctccatcttcatcttcctcttgGGCCATCGTTATTACATCTGCAAAGCACCTCAAGGAAGTGTCTTTGCAGACATGGCAAAAGTCGTCGTGGCAACATGTCGAAAATGGCAAATCCCAAAAACAACTCAATTTGATCAATTACATAACCCTCCAATGAATTCTAGTAAGTTAGCACACACGAACAGGTTTTTGATATTCGACAAAGCGGCGACAGTGGTTGATTCGTCTGTGGAATTAGATGAAGAAGGGAAATCAAAGAATGAATGGAGATTATGTAGTGTTCATCAAGTTGAGCAATTTAAATGTGTTGTTGGAATATTCCCTGTTTGGTTAGCTGGAATTCCATGCTTTATGTCAATGCAACAAATGAGTTCATTTGGGATTTTACAAGCCATTCAAATGAACAGATCTATAGGACCTCATTTCCAAATCCCACCAGCTTGGATGAGTTTAACTCCCATGATTGCTCTGTCAATTTGGATCTACATTTACGAGAAATACGTCGAacatatgaagaaaaaaactcaaagCAACAAACGTTTCTCCATGAAAACAAGGATCGAAATCGGGATCGTGATGTCGGTTTTATGTATGGTGGTGGCGGGAGTTCTGGAGAAGTTTCGGCGGGACGCAGCGGTAGAAAATAAGTCATTTATTTCACCGTTACATGTTTGGGTGCTAATACCTGAGTTTGCTCTGTCGGGATTGACAGAGGCTTTTGGGGCGATTGCGGTTATGGAGTTATTGACGACGCACTTGCCGGAGAGCTTGAGGACGGTAGCCGGAGCGATATTTTTCTTCAGTTTGTCATTGGCGAGCTACCTGAGCTCTGTTTTGACGGGGATAGTGAGAGGAGTAGAAAGAGAATGGCTTGGAGGAAatgatttgaataaaaataggCTTGATTACTTCTTCTCTGTAGTTGGTGTAATTGCAGCTTTgaatttcttctattttagaTTCTTTGCTGTTGCTTTTTTACCAAAACCTGATGTTGATCCAAGCCATAAGGCACATCAAATGCAGTTAGAGGATGCAGAATTGGGTCGTAGATAA
- the LOC101221385 gene encoding protein MIZU-KUSSEI 1 encodes MAKIDALRRFLLPCFFPPTAATAAASSAVPKKRLSTSLRDDLETTTATLNEDPTHGQDSPATTPDSVTPKFAVSASIVAPPRPSKTMVIGTIFGHRRGHVWFCVQHDRLRNKPFLLLEFPILTHQLVNEMRFGLVRIALECNRVELGFCPLRSIPIWAMSCNGRKLGFAAKKKAGEPVRSMLKTMQSTTVGAGVMPSGFGSGSEEVMYMRANYEHVVGSADSESFHLINPDECPGQELSIFLLRSRNG; translated from the coding sequence ATGGCCAAGATCGACGCCCTTCGTCGGTTTCTCCTCCCCTGTTTCTTTCCCCCCACCGCCGCCACCGCCGCCGCCTCCTCCGCTGTTCCCAAGAAACGTCTAAGCACCTCGCTTCGCGACGACCTCGAAACCACCACCGCCACCCTCAATGAAGATCCAACCCATGGCCAAGATTCTCCCGCCACCACTCCCGACAGCGTCACACCCAAATTCGCTGTCTCTGCCTCCATTGTAGCCCCACCCCGTCCTTCGAAAACCATGGTCATCGGAACCATCTTCGGCCATCGGAGAGGACACGTTTGGTTCTGTGTCCAACATGACCGTCTCCGTAACAAACCGTTTCTCCTACTCGAGTTTCCGATTCTGACTCACCAACTCGTGAATGAAATGCGATTCGGACTGGTTCGAATCGCTCTCGAGTGTAACCGGGTGGAACTGGGGTTCTGCCCACTTCGTTCGATTCCTATTTGGGCAATGTCATGTAATGGGCGAAAACTGGGGTTCGCGGCTAAGAAAAAAGCCGGTGAACCGGTCCGGTCCATGTTGAAGACAATGCAATCGACAACGGTGGGAGCCGGAGTAATGCCATCCGGTTTTGGGTCGGGTTCAGAGGAGGTTATGTACATGAGAGCTAATTATGAACACGTGGTCGGAAGTGCTGACTCGGAATCATTTCATCTTATTAACCCGGACGAGTGCCCGGGTCAAGAACTCAGTATATTCTTGCTCAGATCTCGAAATGggtaa
- the LOC101209201 gene encoding proteasome subunit alpha type-4, producing MSRRYDSRTTIFSPEGRLYQVEYAMEAIGNAGSAIGILSTDGVVLVGEKKVTSKLLQTSTSTEKMYKLDDHVACAVAGIMSDANILINTARVQAQRYTYAYQEPMPVEQLVQSLCDSKQGYTQFGGLRPFGVSFLFAGWDKNYGFQLYMSDPSGNYGGWKAAAIGANNQAAQSMLKQDYKDDITREEAIQLALKVLSKTMDSTSLTSEKLELAEVFLSAGKVKYQVCSPESVSRLLVKSGLTQPAAEAS from the coding sequence ATGTCTCGAAGATATGATAGCCGAACGACAATTTTCTCTCCTGAAGGCCGTCTTTACCAAGTTGAATATGCAATGGAGGCAATTGGAAATGCAGGCTCTGCAATTGGAATATTATCTACAGATGGGGTTGTCTTGGTAGGTGAAAAGAAGGTTACATCCAAACTCCTCCAGACCTCAACTTCCACTGAGAAGATGTACAAACTTGATGACCATGTTGCATGTGCTGTGGCTGGAATTATGTCCGATGCCAACATATTGATCAACACTGCAAGGGTTCAAGCCCAACGATACACTTATGCGTACCAAGAGCCAATGCCTGTTGAGCAACTGGTTCAATCTCTCTGCGATTCAAAGCAAGGATACACCCAATTTGGTGGTCTACGGCCCTTTGGcgtctcttttctttttgcaggATGGGATAAAAACTATGGCTTTCAACTATACATGAGCGACCCAAGTGGAAACTATGGTGGTTGGAAGGCTGCTGCCATTGGTGCCAACAACCAGGCAGCACAGTCAATGCTTAAACAGGATTACAAGGATGATATCACTAGAGAAGAGGCCATACAGCTTGCACTTAAGGTGCTTAGCAAAACCATGGACAGCACAAGTCTTACATCTGAAAAGCTCGAATTAGCTGAGGTTTTCCTCTCTGCTGGAAAGGTCAAGTACCAAGTTTGCTCACCCGAGTCTGTTAGCAGGTTGTTGGTGAAGTCTGGTTTGACTCAACCAGCTGCTGAGGCTTCCTAA